The genomic interval GGGGGCCGCGGCCTGCGAGGGGGCGGGCGGGGGAGTGGTGGGCGCGGGCTGCGTCTTCTTCTCACAGGCGGCCACCAGCACGGTGAGCGCGGCGAGCAACAACGGGACGGCGTGACGGCGCATGCGGATTTCCTCCAGGGACGGCAAGGGGGGCGCCCGCCTTCTAGCGCACTCCGGAGGCTCTGGCGCTCCGCGTCTCACGGCGTGGTGAAGGGTTTCTCACCTCACGTGAAAAGACCAGGGCGTCCGCATCCGGGTGCATCTGCCGCTCCTGCCTGCTTCATGTGCCGTGACGGCAATCGCTGTCCGTGGTCACGGTTGGTTTTCACGTCTCGTGACGGCAATTGCTGTCAGCCGTCACGGCTGGTTTTCACGTCTCGTGACAGCAATTGCTGTCTGCCGTCACGAGTGTTTTTCATGCGTCGTGACGGTCGACGGCAATGACTGTCACGGCTGGGAGGGTCGATTTTCGCTAAGTCTGCTCAAAAATGGAGGATTCTCTTAAAGTGAAAAGATTGGTTTTGAGTTGCGCGTCCACCACTGATTGTGCGATTAGTGCGTGCCTGAGAGCGACGCGCTCTCTTCGAGGGGGAAGTCCAAAGACAAGAGCATCGAGGTTGGATATCGGGATGCGTGCTGGCGCCTGACCGGGTGGCTCGCGCGGCTCCCGAGCGGTGTTCTCTTGTCCGCCGGATGTATGTGCTGGGCCGGCCAATTCCCGCTCGACATCAAAAACGCAAGTCGTTGAGGGAGCACTATTATGACGCGTAGTGGCTTTGTGGCTGCTATTTGGTTGGGAGTCTCTCTATCCGCCGTGGGTTGTGGGGGGACGGAGGTCTCCAGCGAGACGGAGGCGCTCGCGAGCGCCGAGCAGGCGATGGATTGCCGCGATTGCGGCGGCCCTGGGAATGAGCCCGAGGATCCCGTGGATCCGCCGCCCCCGCCCCCTCCTTGCCCGAGCGTCCTCCCGGAGCCGGCCGACCGGTGGTCCATCGAGTGCAAGTACAAGGGGGGCTCGCTGCCGCGTTGTGCCTATGCCATTCCGGCGGAGGTCTGCACTTCCTGGCAGAACAACGCCAGGTTTCACAACCTGGTGACCGACGATGGGCTCGCGTACCTCCGCGAGGCCCACCTCTGCCCGTCCGTGATGGACTACGGGCGTTGGGCCAATGACTGGCACATCGCCTCCGTCTGCCCGGAGGGGTGCTTCGAGGCCAGCACGCGCATCATGAGCATCGGCTCCGAGGGCCAGCTGCTCTGGATGGCCGCCGAGGCGCTCTCCGTCGAGAGCGTGCTCGCCAGCCTCAGCTCGGAGGCGTCCCTGGATGCTCCCCTCTTCAACCCCCGGTCGATCGAGAACATGACCAAGGGGCCCGAGGAGCAGTCGCTCTACGTCTTCGTCCTCGACCAGGGACAGACGCTCAAAGTCACCCAGAACCACGGCATGCTCCTGGCCGACGGCCGCATGGTCAAGGCGAGCGACGTCACGAAGAAGGACTCCTTCGTGGGGGTCGACGGCTCCCATCTGAAGGTGAAGGACATCCTGCGCGAGACGACCAGCAAGGACGTCTACAACTTCCGCGTGGATTCCTCCGAGGTGAGTGAGCACATCATCGCCGCGGAAGGTGTCCTGGTGGGCGACCTCGCCTGGCAGGGCGAGCTCTCGCACGAGCTCGGTTCCATCAACCTGCGCAAGTAATGTCTGTCGTCTAGCGGAGCAGTGGGGGAGGGCGCCGTCCTCGAGGGATGGCATCTCCCCCGCCTCCCGTTCCCTGACGCGCTCCGCGAGCCCTCGCGGCTTCCCTGGAGCGTGTCATGAGGTCAATGATGAGGAATCCACGCACAGTCGCGGGCGCGGCGGTTCTCGCGCTCCTGGTCGCTGTCTCACTCGTGCTGCTCGGGCGTGAAGGCGCGCACGAGGAGGCCCCGGCGGTTGCCGGGCCGGCACCATCCGTTCCGGCTCCCAGGGCCGTATCCGCGGTTGCCACCGCGTCCCAGGACGCCTCACCGACCCTCCCGGCCACGGGTGCACCCCAGCAGGTGCTCCAGGACATGGAGGAGAACGTCCGCGTGATGGCCCAGGAGCGGCTCTCCTCCATGGAGCCCGCACGGCCCGCGGAGAACGTGGGACGGTTCAAGAGGGAAAACGTCGAGCAGGTGCGCGATGCCTTCCGCGAGATGCTCGCCTACCAGGGGCTCTTCAACAGCAGACGCGAGCGCAAGCGGCTCGCGGCGGAGGTGCTCGACAACCCGGAGGGGCGCGACATCGCCGCCCAGACCCTGTCGGACCCTGCCTTCGCCAAACAGGCCTTCGGAGAGTTCCAGGCGGAGGCCCGCTATTTCGCCGTCGAGGTCGTCCGCGAGGCGACGCGGCGCGGCGACGATGCACTTGCCTTGTCCGTCGTGAGCGGTCTGACGTCGGAGCTCGCGGCCGCCCGGGGCGAGCTCGATCGCGGCCGCACCCAGGATCTCCAGGACCTTCTCAGGACATTCGCCGAGGTGAAGGGCCCGGGGGCCTTCCAATCCAGGCAGCAACTGGCGGAGCAGCTCGGCTACAGCCGGAATCTCCCCTTCGAGATTCGCAAAATCTATATCGACTCACTCGTTTCGGGCTTCTGGGTGACGACGGACATCGAGGAAGCCAAACGCGTGGCCATGCTGGCCGTCGGAGGATGACATGTGGGAATGCAAGACGCGTTTCATGAAGGGGACTGCCTGTGGGGTCCTTCTCTTGTCCGTCGTGGGTTGTGAGCTGGCTCCCCCAGGGGGGGTGGAGGACGGAGGAAGTATCCTTGCCCAGCCCGCCGCGCTGAGCGAGCAGGTCTCCGAGGCGAAGCAGGCCATCGAGCAGGACCGGTGCTTCCTGGAATCGGCGGATGACAGCGCCTGTGATTGGGCGTCCTACGTCTACTCCCCGGGGGACTTCGCCATGACGCGGGATACGGGTGAAGCCATCCTGGTCATCGACCAGTTCCCCTACCTCCACACGGGTCTGCTCCGTTACCGCAACCGTCTGAAGGGCTTCTTCCGGGCCCGGCCAGGAGGGCACATCGAGCCCGCTTCGCACACCTGGAGGGTTCCCAGGGTGCTGGGCGAGGTCCTCACCCGGTTCGCCTCCCCGGACTTCATCCCCGCCGCGAGCCTGGGTGAGCTCGTGACCCCCATCCTCACGACCTATCGCGGTCATGTCGACATGTTCGGCCACGGGCTGACGGTCTTCGCCGCGCTCGTCGATCGGGTTCCCCACCACGCCATCGTCCTGTTGGACGTGGACTCACTCTTCCTTTCGACCCTCGCGCCGGAGTCCTTCTGCGCGCCTGGCACGGACCCTGGAGCCCAGCAGCGGCTCGAGGCGGTGGCCCGGACCACGGCGGACGGGCTGCGCGGGGTGATGCACGAAAAGGGGGTCCGCTACATCAACGCGAGCTTTGGCTTCAGCATGAAGGTCATCCGTGAGGAGTGGCAACGTGTCTGTCGGAGCCCTCTCCCCGGTGACGACGTGTTGCGCGCGAAGCTGTTGGCCTACGCGCCCATCATGGACGCGCTGTTCAACACGGAGGGCGTCTTCGCGGTGCACGCCTCGGACCAGGTTCAGGCTCCGGAAGACTCCCCCTTCGACCTCGCCTCCAGTGCCTATCCCAACCGGCTGCGCATCGGTGTCTTCGGCGCGCTCGAGTCCGGCGTCGACACGCGGGGGCGGGGGGCGACACGGCTTCCCGACTTCGCGTTCCCCAAGCCTGGTGACGCGGACCTGTACATCAATCACGGGTGCGACCTGTACTCGAACTGCAACGCGACGCCGCTCAGGGTCGCGGGCCTGAGCGGGGTTGGTTCGGGCACCCTCCTGTATCTCAGCA from Archangium lipolyticum carries:
- a CDS encoding globin family protein, producing MSVVGCELAPPGGVEDGGSILAQPAALSEQVSEAKQAIEQDRCFLESADDSACDWASYVYSPGDFAMTRDTGEAILVIDQFPYLHTGLLRYRNRLKGFFRARPGGHIEPASHTWRVPRVLGEVLTRFASPDFIPAASLGELVTPILTTYRGHVDMFGHGLTVFAALVDRVPHHAIVLLDVDSLFLSTLAPESFCAPGTDPGAQQRLEAVARTTADGLRGVMHEKGVRYINASFGFSMKVIREEWQRVCRSPLPGDDVLRAKLLAYAPIMDALFNTEGVFAVHASDQVQAPEDSPFDLASSAYPNRLRIGVFGALESGVDTRGRGATRLPDFAFPKPGDADLYINHGCDLYSNCNATPLRVAGLSGVGSGTLLYLSTSWAAPVALARFISLRQETSCSAPLSNPLIQQLAQELTPSECPALPEGKCIFQDPLKHKQFEVYRLGYTN